AATAGGTAAGGCTTTATTGGATAAAGTTATTGCTCAATTTATGCCTATAGCCGATGTAGAACAGCCAAGTAAGCTGGAAGGGTACAATATGACCACGCTGCTGGCTCCAAAGAAGGGGAAGTAAAATGCCTAAAATGAAAAGTGATAGTTCAGCAAAGAAAAGGTTCAGATTTTCAAAAAAAGGTAAAGTAATGAAGAAAAAAGCAGGTGCGCGTCATATAATGGAGCACAAAGGGAAGAACAGAAAACGTTCATTAAGAAAAAGCAGATCTCTGGGCAAAGCAGAAGCTTATGTAATTAAAAGGCTGCTTCCATATAGCTAATTAAGGGGGAAATATAAAATGGCACGTGTTAAAGGTGGAGTCACAACTAGAGCTAGAAAGAAAAAAATATTTAAATTAACAAAGGGTTTTTGGGGCAAAAAGAAAAATTGTTATAGATTTGCAACAGAAGCAGTTGATAGAGCCGGCAATTTTGCTTATAGAGACAGGAAAACTAAGAAACGCTTGTTCAGGCAGATGTGGATTATCAGGATTTCGGCCATTCTTAAAGAAAATGGCTTATCCTACAGCAAGTTTATGGGTGCTGTGAAGAAGGCAAAAGTAGAAATAAACAGAAAAATGCTTTCAGATATAGCTGCAACCGATCCAAAATCGTTTATTAAGATAATTGAAGCGGCTAAAACAGCTTAAATAATTTGATATTTGAAACGCCGGGTGATTATATTATTTCCCGGCGTTTTTTGTTAAAGGACATATTAGATGAAAATTAGCCAGACTATTACTTCAAAAACAAATCCAAAAGTGAAAGAACTCATCGAATTCAAGAATTCAAAAGAGTATTTATTTGTTGAGGGATATAGAATTACAGATGAAATATTAAAAACAAATATTAAGCCTCTTGAGGTGATTTATACTCCTGAAGCTGAATCAAACCCTGTAACTTTAAAAGCAAAATCAATGGCAATAAACTTCACTTCAATGAGTAAGCAGGTCTTTGGCAGAATATCAGAAACTGAGGAACCCCAGGGTCTGGCCGTTTTTGTCAAAAAACCTGAGTATAGACTTGAGGAGATAATTGACGGAGCGGGGGGAAAAGCCATATTTTTGCTTGTATGTGAGATTCAAGATCCGGGAAATCTGGGAACAATTTTCCGGACCGCAAGAGCAGCCGGGGTGTCGGCAGTATTGCTAACAAAAAAGTCAGTATCTGTCTCGAATACTAAAGTTATCAGATCTTCTATGGGATCTATTTTTAGTCAACCCTTTATAGAAAATATAGAACCAATAGATGCGATATCGTATCTTAAGAACGGAGGCGTAAGTATTGCTGCTACAGACTTAAAATCAGGGTCAAATGTTTTTGATACTGAATATAAACTTCCAATTTGTTTTATCCTTGGAAGTGAGGCCCATGGACTACCTTCTGACATAATTAAGAAGTCGGATTTTAGTTTAAAGATACCTATTATCAACCAAATAGATTCTTTAAATCTGAGCATTTCTGCTGCAATACTTATGTATGATGCTGTTAGAAAGTTTAACTTGTATAAAAAATGATATTTCTTTCGTGAAGACGTGGAGTTTCACTCTATTTCAAATTTTGTGACACGTTTTTGACCGGTTTACCTGCATTTGTCTTAGGTTACAACATTTCTCTCACTCTAAACTTTAAATAGATTCTTTAACTCGTTATATTTTAGGAATATTCCTTATTCTTGGTTCTATTGACAAGATTTAAAAACCATGCTATAATTATTAATATTTACAATGCTTTTAGCAAAGAAAAAATTTAATAAAGGGAATGAAAAACAAACGATGGAAAATGAACTGAATAACCTGTATGTGAATTTTGATAAAGACTTTGAAGGTATTAATACATTAAAGGATCTTGAAAATCTCAGGGTTAAATATATCGGAAAAAAAGGTCTTCTTTCGTCATATTATGAGAAATTTGGAAAGCTATCAAAAGAAGAAAGACCAAAAATAGGACAGATATTAAACAGTGTAAAGACTAAGATAGAAACAAAATTATCAGAGAAAATTGAAGTTTTATCAGGAGCTGTAACTTCTGAGAAGATAGATTTTACGATGCCGGGCTACAAACTTCCGGCGGGGAAATACCATCTGATTACCCAGACTATTGACCGGGTAAAAGAAATATTTCACGGACTTAATTTTGAAATCGTAGATGGTCCGGAAATTGAAACGGATTATTATAACTTTGAGGCGCTTAATTTTCCGAAACATCACCCGGCAAGGGATATGCAGGATACCTTTCACGTAGACGGCAATCATGTCCTCAGAACGCACACTTCTCCGGTGCAAGTCCGAACTATGGAAAAGAGACCCCCTCCCTTAAATATTATTTCCATCGGGAAATGCTATCGTAATGATCCGCTGGATGCCTCTCATTTGCCGGTTTTTCAGCAGGTTGAAGGCCTTATGGTAAATGAAGATATCAATTTTGGAGATTTAAAAGGTGTCTTGAAAATATTCTTTAGTGAATATTTTCAAAAAGAAACGAATATACGGTTGAATCCAAGCTTTTTCCCTTTCACAGAACCCAGTGCAGAAGTTTCTGTCACCTGTCCGATATGTAAAAACGGTTGTCCTCTATGCAAAAAAAGCGGATGGATTGAGATATTTGGAGCAGGGATGGTGGATCCTAATGTTTTTAAGAATGTCAACTATGATACGGAAAAATGGACAGGCTTTGCTTTTGGAGGAGGTATTGAACGCCTTACATTGATAAAACACAGTATAAACGATATACGTCTTCTTTATGAGAATGATGTCCGTTTCCTAAATCAGTTTTAAAGGAAGAGTACATTTAAATGAAAATTACTTATAACTGGCTGAAAGAGTTTATCGAAACGGGGTTAACCCCGGAAGAACTCCATAAAAAGTTCTTTACTCTTGGTATTGGCGTGGAAAGTTTTGGTCCTCTTTATTCAGAAGTAACAAAAGTTGTAATATCCAAACTTCTGAAAGCAGATAAACATCCGGATGCTGATAAATTGACGGTTTGCGAAGTCGATACAGGTTCGGAAATACTTAAAATTGTTTGCGGAGCAAAAAATCATAAAGCAGGCGATAAAGTTGCCGTAGCAGTTAATGGCGCCACGCTTCCGGGCGGTATCAAGATTTCTAAAGTGGTTTTGCGCGGTATTGAATCAAACGGAATGATCTGCTCGGAGAAAGAACTTGGACTGGCTGATTCTTCGGCAGGTGTAATGATACTTCCTGCGGATGCCCCTATCGGAAAAGACTTTAAAGAAACTTATGGTTTGAACGACTGGTTATATGAAATAGAAGTCATGCCTAATAAACCTGAATATCTCGGTATCATAGGTATTGCAAGGGTTTTGAGTGCTGCATTAAAGAAACCAATGAAAGTTCCGGAGATACTTCTAAAAGAGGATCCTTCAAGTAAAGTAAATGATCTTGCTAAAGTTAAGATCCTGGATAAAGATCTTTGTCCTAGGTATTCTGCCCGGGTACTATCCGGAGTAAAATTGGCGCCGTCTCCTGTCTGGATGCAGGTGCGTCTTCGCTCGGTGGGAATACGTGCAATCAATAATCTTGTTGATGTTACCAACTATGTTCTTCTTGAAACCGGACATCCTCTGCATGCATTTGATTATGAGCTTATTAAAGATAAAACTATCATAGTCCGGAAGGCAAAAGACGGCGAAGAGATTTCCACTCTTGACGGGGTTAAAAGAAAACTTGATAAGGATATGCTGGTCATTGCAGACACCGAAAAAGCTGTCGCGCTCGCCGGGATTATGGGCGGTCAGGTTTCAGAAATAAATGAAAAGACCGTAAATGTTCTCCTTGAAAGTGCCTATTTTGAAGCAGTAAATATCAGGAAAACCTCAAAAAAACTCGGACTTATGACTGAAGCCTCCTATAGATTTGAGCGTGGTGCTGATTATAACGGCATTATTTATGCTTTAAACAGAACTGCTCAGCTTATTAACGGGTTGGCAGGCGGAAAAATTGCCTCGGGTTGCATAGATGAATATCCGGAACAAATAAAACAGATATTCATTACCACACGTTTTGAAAGAGTAAATAAATTGCTGGGTACAAATATTCAGATACAAGAAATGCTGGATATTTCTAAAGGCCTGGGTTTCATAGTAGATAAAACGGATAATAAAAGTTTCACGGTGATAGTCCCTAGTTTTAGAACTGATCTAACCAGGGAGATAGACATGATTGAAGAGATTGCTGTTATCCATGGGTATGACAAAATACAGGAGAGGTTTCCGACAATCAAACTTCAACAGCAAAACACATCATTGAAGATAGATGAACTTGCAAAACAATCGTTGGTAAAAAGAGGGTTGAACGAAGTTATTAATTATACCTTTATGAATAAATCCTGGTTCGATCGGGCAGGTATTTCGGCTGATAATGAAATAAGAACAGAATATGTTAACTTAATGAATCATTTAATAGAAGACTGGAACATATTAAGAAGTACATTGCTTCCAAATTTGCTCAATAATGTGAGAACAAACACTGTAAGTCATGGAAACAAAAATTTGAAGATTTTTGAAGTAGGAAAAATATTCAGAAAGATAGGAAATCAATATATTGAACGTTATGAGCTTGGTATTATAATCACAGGCAATACCTCCGATTCTTCGTGGCTGCAAAAACCTGAAGAGGCCGGGTTTTTCTATCTAAAGGGGATTCTTGAAGGTCTATTTTGTGATTTAAACGTTAAATTTGAAATAAGAGAAGCAAATAACAATTTTTACGATAAGACATCTTCTGTTGAATTATTGGCAAACGGTGAAAAACTGGGTTCTTTTGGTGAAATAAACAAAAAACTTTTAAAAATGCATGATATTAAAGACAGAGTTTTTTATGCGGAGGTAAGACTGCAGGAACTTGAAAAACATATTAATATAAAAAAGAATTATAGAGATCTGCCAAGATTCCCGTCTAATAAACGTGATATTTCATTTATTGTTGATTTAGAAGTATGTGCGGGAGAGATTAAGAGTTTTATAGAAAATATTGGTGCTAAAAACCTGGAAAAAGTAGAAATAATTGATTTTTATAAAGGTGAAAATGTAGAATCAGGGAAAAAGAGTGTTACTTACTCTCTTACTTACAGAGATGCGGCAAAAACACTTACAGATGAAGAGGTTGACACTGCAAATAAGCCTATAGCAGAAAAAGTAATAGCTGATTTTAAAGCAGAGATTAGACAGCAATAAAACTGAAGTTTTTATCAATCAGCCGGAGTATTTGGCAAGACAAGGATGGGTAATTTAATGGAAAAGATTGATATTTTAGAGCAAAAAATACGAAAAGCCCTGGAAGAGTATAATATTCTGAAGAAAGAGAATCTTGATCTTAAAGATAAAATCAAAGAACTTGAAGTTTTTAAGGCTGATATTGGTAAACTTAGAGATAAACGGGATAAAGCTAAATCGCAAGTTGACGATATTATTGATACTATAGATAAAATACAGCTTGATTTAAAACTTTAATAATTATTCGCTAACATATTACACAGGAGGAGTAAATGGAAGAGAGCAAGAAGGGAGTTTGTGTAGATATCTTTGGAAGTGAATATGTAATTAAAGGTGACGGAAATTCAGACTATACAAAGGAGGTAGCGGGTTACGTTGATTCGAAAATGCGCGAGATATCAATAGTAACCTCAAATGTGTCTTCATTAAAGGTTGCTATTCTAACAGCCTTAAATCTTGCCGATGAAGTATACAAGCTTAAGAGAGAGAAGGTTATTGCGGATAAGATGAAAGAAAAAGTAGACGCTTTGGTTAATGTTATAGAGGCACAAGGTTTTTGAAAGAGCAATAACTATGGAATACAGTCCACAGTATGGTTGATTTATTTTATTGTATTTAAAGCAAATGCTTGACTTTTCATTTAAATGTGTTAAACTTGTATGAGTATTATAAAGAATTTAAGATAAAACTTTATTAAGGAGGGTATTGAAATGAAAAAAGTGTTGATATGCCTGGCCGTAGTAGTAGCATTATTTTCCTACGGTTGTTCTTCCAGGCCTGAACTTACTGCAGAGGAGGAAGGGCCCTATAATGAATGCGAGGCTTTAATAACTCAAGCAGGTGTTGATGTTGACGCAGCAAGGCAAGCAGGTGCGGAAAGTTTTGCAAAGGATTATTTTAGTACTGCTTCAATGTCCTACGAAAATTCAAAAAAGTTTTTAGAACTCAAGGATTTTCCTAAGGCTAAAGAATCGGCAATGAGAGCAAGCGAAGAGGCAAAGAAAACTCTTGCAATTCCTCAACAGGCCGAAACAGGAATAAATGAAACCGAAAAACAAATCACTGCTGCAAAAGAAGCGAAGATTGATCTTGAATCTCCTGCAGCTTTTAAAGAAGCTGTTGATTCACTTGAAGCAGCAAAAGTTTCGTATAATGAAGTTGATTATGGTTCTGCTAATGTATCTGCATTAAAAGCTGCGGCAGCAATAAAAAAAGCAAAAGATGAACCGGTTGTTGCAAAAGCCGCTGTTGATGCAGTTGAAGCTGAGATGACAAAAGCAAAAGAGCTTAAAATAGATACAGTATCTCCTGACGCATTTAAAGTTGCAGTAGAAGCATATGAGCTTTCAAAGTCAAGCTTAGCTTCAAAAGATAATGCAAAAGCAAAAGCTTCTGCAGAAAAAGCTTCAGCAACATTAAAAGATGAAATGAAAAAGTCTGTAAACCTATTCTTAGAACAGGCGAAATCAGACTTGACTGCCGCGAAAGATGCAGGTGCGGCAGACTTTGCAGCAGAACAACTTGCAGTTGCAGAGGAATCACTTTCCAATGCAAATGCTTCTCTTGAAAAAGCAGATTATATGAATGCAAAAGCTTCTGCAGAAAAAGTAACTGTGACGGCAAAAGAAGCTGAAGCAAAAGCAAAAGCAGGCAAAGAAGCAAAAGCAGTTGCTGTAGCTGCTGCTCCTGCGACAGATGCTGCTGCTACTCCGGCGGCAACGGATGCTGCTGTTCCTGCAGCGACAGATGCTGCTGCTACTCCGGCGGAAGCTCCTAAAACAGATGCTGTAGAAGAAAAGAAAGAAGAAAGAAAGCCTTTTACCGGAAAGAAAGAAGAAACACCGGTAGAATCAGTAAAAACAATAAAAATGAAAACAAAAACGGAAAGCAAATTTCCTTGGATTCCTGTAGCAGTCGTTGTTGTTGTAGCTGTTGTTGTTATATTTGTTATAAGAATGGTTAGAAAGAAGGCAACAACTTCAGATTCACAGACAGCGTAATTAAGTTATAAAAGTATAAGGCCCTCTGATATTTTCAGGGGGCCTTTTTTTTGTCAAAAATAATTGAATATCTTCATCCCGGTAGTCATTTAATATTTGCTGTAACATATGTTACATGACTTACTGAACAAATATTTTATATTTATCACCTAAAAGTTTTTGTGCCAAGAATATTTCATAAATCCCTTCGAAGGCCGGAAAAAGTAAATATAATCGGTTTTCATGGTTTTTGCCAAAACAAACATGCTGAAATCTTCACTACGTTTGCTTTAAACGCGTCAAATTCTCCTGTAATGTAAGTAAACACAATGATAAAAAAAGGCCTGTTTAATGCAATCCTGAGCAGGTATTTTGAGGGTAAAAAGCTGAAAAATTAAACAATTTTTATAAAATTATCTCATAATTTTCCTGAATTATAATGAAACATTATGGAAATATATCCATATTTAAGCGTTTTTCTATAAATTTCACTATTATACGATGTCAATCCGGATTTTTGATGTTCAGGGTATCCTTATAGTGGTAAACTCTACTGAATAAGATATCAGGTAGCTGAAAAACCCGCTTTTTGTCAGACCGGACTCAGATCTCGTTTTTGACCCACCAACGCTTTGTGGAGGGCGGGTATCTAGTGTCGTTTAAACTGCTGCTAAAACAAGCACTTTGTTTTATAGGAGCGAATCAAACAACATAAGTAATGAAATATTGAGTTTTTCAGCAGCCTGCGGCTTTTCAGGGTTTGCAGTGGGTAAGTTACAATGCCAAAACCATAAAAAGCCTTGTTTCTAAAGGTGTTTCAGTAATTTACACAATAAAGACGTTTTAATCGCTTTTATTTCTCTTTAAGCACTGCATGTTTATTAAAACCTTGATTTTATAAGTGTTAAAATAGTGGTGCTTTTAAAGATTTAGAAATTTCTCAAGAATATAGAATCATATAACATCAGAGCCCTGTTTTACCCACGCAAAAGTAGAAAGAACCATAATCTATTATCTATGGATAGATATTCAAAGTGATCTTCAGGGCTTTAAAGTGATAAAACCTATCTTATAGCAGGAATGATTAAAATAAAGTTAGGAATAAATAGCCGGATGTTATGGTGAGACAGGCAGAAACAGGTCTCTTTACAACATAACGCCTATAAGATATATTATGATAACTAAATATTCTAATAAATAAGATAGGCAAAGAAGCTATTTTGACTTGTAGTAATTATCGAATATCTCATACTTTCTTTGTAAATACATGCTTTTATCGACATTATCATACATATACTTAAACAACTTATAGCAAACTTCTCCGTGATATCGTATTTTATAGCTTGTATTCTTACCTTTTTGTTCCGATATAGTGCCTTTATATACTCCAAAACCATCTAGAATGTCTGATAGCTTCACAATAAATTCCTTAGACCCACATACATAGGATGCACAAATATACCCCATGCTACTTAGAAAAACTGAGCCATCACCATCCCAGCATCCTCTTATAAAATGCCTTAAATACTCTCTTGGTATATCAGGAAATACCATATCTAAGCTCTTATCAGAGGTTAATCCTATCTTAGTTAAATCATTAAATAATGCATAATTTGAAAGAGAAAGGCTATATGCGGCACCGGATTTAACCCCATTGTAATATTTTTCCTTTCTATAATACAATGTAGCGTCACAATCCATTAGTTTCTTAACTTTTTCCAATAGCTCAGGTTCTTTTTGAACAATGCTAATTTTTGGCACCTTTTTATACGATTTATGTTCATTATTCATGCTATTTCCGGTATAAATATTACCGTCGGTATAAACTATGCCTAGAACGTAAGCCATTTTATCTGACCAACTTGAGAAAAACGCTTCGTTAACGTGTATTTTCTTTAGAACTTTCTCAACACTTTGTTTATCAAAACACTGATCAAATATAAGCTTTCCGCCATTTAAAGCTAATGTTCTAGCGTCAGATTTGCTCCTTGTCGTTATTCCAAAATGTTTTATTCGAGAGAATACATATTGCCTTGAACAACAACAATCCTTGGCTATATCACCTAAAGATCTATTCTTTGTTAAATACTCGACCTCTAAATACTCTTTTGTAAGCATGATTTTTACGTCACTGGCAGATTGTATTGGTTTTTGTCCCCGGTTTTCACTATTGACTATCCTTGTGTAACAGTTAGAGCAAAGCCCTGTCGCTATATGCTTAATTGCTGTAGTGCCACAGGTTTTACACATAGCATAATTTCTTGACCATTGAAACATCTTGGAACTCCCCTTATACTTTAACTTAGAAACATAGCGTCACCGTAGCTGTAAAACCTATAATTTTGAGCTACAGCTTCATTATACGCCTTTAAGATGTACTCTTTACCCCCGAATACGCAGGTCATTACGAGATTTGTGGATTTTGGCAGGTGAAAATTCGTTATAATAGCATCTATTACTTTATATTTGTATCCGTCTGTTATAAATAGCCCTGTCCAAGCCTTACCGGGTGCTATAAGCCCCTGTTTAGGGTCAATACAGCTCGTTTCAATAGCTCTGGTACTGCTTGTTCCTACCGTAATTACGCGTCTGCCGGCTAATTTTGCCTTGTTTATCCTATCTGCCGAATCAGCATCTATCTCAAAATATTCTTTATCCATATGGTGATTTTCAATTTCATCGGTTTTAATAGGTTTAAAAGTACCCTTTCCTATATGATGTGTTATCTCGACAAACTCAACACCAAATTGCTTAAGTTCTTGCATAAGATCCGGTGTAAAATGCATTCCGGCTGTAGGCGCAGCTATAGACCCGTCAAACCTCGCAAAAACGGTCTGATAGTCTATTTTGTCCTTATTTTTAAATGCTTTTTCAGTGTTTTTATCTTTTCTTTTTATATATGGAGGTAGGGGTGCGAAGCCAATCTCCTTAATTGATTCAGAAAGGGATTCGCCTGTTGTATCAGTGAATTCTATCAAAAACTCATCATCTATAAGGCTTTTTATCAAAGCAGTAAGCTCTTTTTTCTCAGTAAGGAGAATCGTCCCCGGTTCCATTCCTTTTCTTTTTGAAAGGATCACCCTCCAGAGTTCCTTGCCTCCTGTTTCTTTAGACACCAAAAGAGCATCTATTTTGCCAAGCGCTTTATCCCTGTACAGTAATAACTTAGCAGGTACAACTTTAGTATTGTTGATAACCAGTAAATCGCCCGGTTTTAGGTAGTTTTTAATATTGTCAAACCGACTATGCTCTATGGTTTGAGCGTCTTTTCGAAGAACCATTAGCTTGCAGGCGGCTCTAAGCTCTAAAGGTAACTGGGCTATCTGTTCTTTTGGAAGGTTATAATCATATGCCGTTGCTTTCATTTTTGCCCTAATTCTATGCCGGTGTAGTACCTTGTAAGGATGCGACGGTAGCTGCTCCCGGCCTTGGCCATTCCATCAGCACCGTCCTGGCACATTCCAACCCCATGCCCCCATCCTTTTCCCGTAAAAAGAAGAGAATCGCCCCTGGAGCGGACGGTAAACCTGGCGCTCTTAAACTTGTCTGAACCAACAGCCAGGCGGAACTCATTTGTCGACATAGTTATCCGGCCCTTATCAGTTATTATTGAGATTTGTTTGACTCTTCCGGCCTTGCTAGTGTCTGTTATATCTATATTGCTAATCCTATCCACATCAAAGCCTTTTCTCTTAAGAGAACTGACAATATACGAAGTGTCAATTTCTTCCCGCCAGGAGGCATGAGGGTAATGCTTACAAAAAGTACAGGGAACGGCCTGCAGGTAAGGCAGCTTATTACCAAAAACTTCCCTATTGTCTTCGGTATAACCTCCGCAGTTAGCCGCAAAAGCCGCAAAGATAGGTTCGCCTTTGTATTTCATAATTTCCCCGGAAGTGAGATCAACAGCTTCAATTGAATTATGATTTTCACTTTCTGTGCCGCTATAAGCTTGAGATTGCCTCAAGTTGTCAATATCGTACTCTTTTGTCCTTCTAAGTCCTGCCTCGTAGTATCCGAACGTCCTTGCAGCCACTGCCTGGGCCTTTAACGCCTCTATAGGGCTGCTTCCGGACATTTCCCTGCCTACTACGCCATAAAGGTACTCCTCCATGGAAAAATCTTCAACTGCGTTTAATTTTCCGTCGGAAATGTAAAATACTAAACTCCCTCGGAATTCGTTGCCATTTAGGTGGAATTTATTGTTAGTTGGAAGGATTTTAACTTTGGAACCGTAAGATTTGCCCTCTATAACTATAGAATTATTATCAATATCAACCTTGAACCCTTTTGGCCCAAAAGAAGCATCAGAAGCGCCGTCAATTTTAAAAGCTCCGTTAACAACTACATCAACAGAACCGGCATTTTTCACCAATAGCAGACGGATAGGATCTTTTTTGCCCTTATCACTCCGAATATAAGAAGACCCTCCGCCTGTACAGCCGGGAAGCAGGATTACCGCCAATGCGAGCGATATTATGTATTTCAATATTTTTTTCATATAATTGCTTTAGTAAGTATACAAGGGTTCAGTCATTTCGTCAAGGCACAAAATCGTGCCTGATGACACAGATAAACGCAAAGAGATATCACAGATAAAAACCAGAAAAAACCACTAATTTTATTTATTGTTTGCATTTGCTTTTATCTGTGCCATCTCGCTTATAATTTCTTCTAAAGATCCGCCCTATATTATTGGCGGACGTGTCATCAACGGTTCTTTTTTCTTAGAACCGCGTCCATTTTACTGTAAATACATCCGCAGTACTTTTGAACATGCAGACCTGCGTCTTTAATTCGCTTTTTGCTGTCGTAATGTTTCTTTTCCCAGTTGCGGGAGTCAACAAAGGTAAGATCAAATTCCTGCTCAAGTTTTGCGCCAATTTCCCGAATCTTATCTTTATCCTGAAAAGGGCTTGAAAGTAGTGTTGTGCTAAAATGCTGTATGTTACTTTTCTTTGCGCTAAGAGCTGTGTGGTACAGCCTTAGTTCGTAACATTTTATGCACATTTCCTTCCGGTCGAACTCCGCAACTTTAGCAAGATTTCCGTGCAGATTTGCATCATATTCGCTTGATAATAATGAACTTATAGAATCGTTTTTTATGTAATATTTTAAGGCATTATGACGGTTGATATACTCGTCAAACGGCTGGATGTTGGGATTAAAAAAGATACCCTGAATCTGATAACCTTTGGAGTGAAGATCTTCACGCGGAGCAACGAGGCAGATTGAACAGCAGATATGGAGGGCTATATTCTTGCTCATATTAGGCGCCCTTGAACATCCTCCTTCATCTTAACATTCATATGCTTATACCCTTCCGCCGTAGCTTTTCTTCCCTGGGGAGTCCGGATAAGAAACCCGAGCTGTATAAGGAACGGTTCGCAGACATCCTCAATAGTACCGGCTTCTTCACCAACTGCGACAGCAATACTTTCAATACCGACAGGACCGCCGGCATAATTCTTAATGATTACGTTCATGACTAACTTATCTAAACTATCCAAACCTTTGTCGTCGATATCAAGTGAGGCAAGTGAAGAGTTAACCAGAGCCAGGGAAATTTTCTTCTCATTTTTGACCTGTCCAAAATCTCGAACCCGCTTTAAGAGTCTATTTGCAACTCTCGGTGTGCCACGGCTTCTTCTTGCTATCTCAAGTATCGCATCTTCTTGAATGTCTGCTTTAAGGATGCGGGCTGATCTTTTGATTATCTGAGCCAGATCCTTTGGCGGGTAGAAGTCCATCCTGAATGTCATACCAAACCTGTCTCTCAGCGCTGACGTAATAAGACCGGCTCTGGTAGTGGCTCCGACCAGTGTAAACTTTGGAAGGTTGATCCTTATTGTCTTGGCGCTCGGACCTTTACCTATTATGATGTCCAGCTTATAATCTTCCATGGCAGAGTAAAGCACTTCTTCAACGACCCTGGGAAGACGATGTATTTCATCGATAAAAAGAACAGACCCCGGCTCTACATTTGTAAGAATAGCAGCTAGATCTCCTGCGCGTTCAATCAGCGGTCCGGAGGTGCATCTAATGTTTACCTTCATTTCATTTGCTACAATATAGGAAAGTGTTGTTTTTCCTAAACCCGGAGGCCCGTAAAAAAGGACATGTTCAAGAGGTTCTCCTCTTTGTTTTGAAGCAGTCATGAAAATACTGAGGTTTTCCTTAATTTTGTCCTGCCCGATATATTCGGAGAGGAGTTGAGGTCTTAAAGATTTTTCATCAACAATATCTTCAACGGTCTTTCTGCCGTCTAAAATCTCTGGTTTATCTTTTTTTAGCACTTTGTAATTTCCTTTAGAGCTTCTTTTATAACTTCTTCAATAGCAGGGATATTTTCTTTAAACTTTGACCTTGAAGTAACAGCAGCATTGCGGGCTGCAGTACCATTAAACCCAAGACCTACCAGAGCTGAGATAACATCCTGAACCATATCTTCGTCAACAAAGCTCTCCCCACCTTCTATTTTACTGTCTTTTAATTTGTCTTTAAGTTCTATTACTATACGGCCGGCTATCTTCTTTCCTACACGGGGGATTGTCTGTAAAAGTGAAGCATCGCCGTTGGCTATAGCTGACTTCAGCCGGCC
This genomic stretch from Candidatus Firestonebacteria bacterium RIFOXYD2_FULL_39_29 harbors:
- a CDS encoding Holliday junction DNA helicase RuvA, whose translation is MIGFIKGKIDSKEKDRIIVDVNGVGYEILIPNIERISPPGEEIKVYTYFHVTDKSQALYGFLSLEEKAFFLQLISISDIGPKVALTILSGMELGRLKSAIANGDASLLQTIPRVGKKIAGRIVIELKDKLKDSKIEGGESFVDEDMVQDVISALVGLGFNGTAARNAAVTSRSKFKENIPAIEEVIKEALKEITKC
- a CDS encoding Holliday junction DNA helicase RuvB; protein product: MLDGRKTVEDIVDEKSLRPQLLSEYIGQDKIKENLSIFMTASKQRGEPLEHVLFYGPPGLGKTTLSYIVANEMKVNIRCTSGPLIERAGDLAAILTNVEPGSVLFIDEIHRLPRVVEEVLYSAMEDYKLDIIIGKGPSAKTIRINLPKFTLVGATTRAGLITSALRDRFGMTFRMDFYPPKDLAQIIKRSARILKADIQEDAILEIARRSRGTPRVANRLLKRVRDFGQVKNEKKISLALVNSSLASLDIDDKGLDSLDKLVMNVIIKNYAGGPVGIESIAVAVGEEAGTIEDVCEPFLIQLGFLIRTPQGRKATAEGYKHMNVKMKEDVQGRLI